In bacterium, a genomic segment contains:
- the pyrF gene encoding orotidine-5'-phosphate decarboxylase encodes MGFLEKLAARRQATGALLCVGLDPDTAKLPASCASSTQPLYEFCRRIVQATAPYACAFKPNLAFFEAFGSAGIAQLERLLAEIPAEIPTVLDGKRGDIGNTSRLYARFLFEHLRGDAATVNPYLGRDALEPFFEFPGCVPIVLCLTSNPGSVDIQTVTSTETNERIYHRVIHLLDRMPGPYGLVVGARHASLIADVRAQAPHAPLLIPGIGAQGGDLAATLSAAAADGAPALVNVSRDILYASAGDDFAEAAAAKSAWYAAEMKRLIAP; translated from the coding sequence GTGGGATTCCTCGAAAAACTGGCAGCGCGGCGGCAGGCAACCGGAGCGCTTTTGTGTGTTGGCCTCGATCCCGATACCGCCAAACTGCCGGCGTCTTGCGCATCTTCGACGCAGCCGCTCTATGAGTTTTGCCGGCGGATTGTGCAGGCAACCGCGCCCTACGCCTGTGCCTTTAAGCCCAATCTCGCCTTCTTCGAGGCCTTCGGGTCCGCCGGGATTGCGCAACTGGAGCGGCTCCTGGCCGAGATTCCCGCCGAGATCCCGACGGTGCTCGATGGCAAGCGCGGCGACATCGGCAACACCTCGCGTCTGTATGCCCGATTTCTTTTCGAGCATCTGCGCGGCGACGCCGCCACGGTCAACCCATATCTGGGCCGCGACGCCCTCGAGCCGTTCTTCGAGTTTCCCGGATGTGTCCCGATTGTGCTGTGCCTGACCTCCAACCCCGGATCGGTCGATATACAGACAGTGACCTCAACCGAGACCAACGAGCGCATCTACCACCGTGTCATCCACCTCCTGGACCGGATGCCGGGCCCCTATGGCTTGGTGGTGGGAGCGCGTCACGCTTCGCTGATCGCCGATGTGCGCGCGCAGGCGCCCCATGCGCCGCTTCTGATTCCCGGCATCGGCGCTCAGGGCGGCGATCTGGCCGCCACGCTCTCCGCCGCCGCCGCCGATGGCGCGCCGGCATTGGTCAATGTGTCGCGGGACATTCTCTACGCCTCCGCCGGCGATGACTTCGCCGAAGCCGCCGCCGCCAAGAGCGCCTGGTACGCCGCGGAAATGAAACGTCTGATCGCGCCTTGA
- a CDS encoding acetate--CoA ligase family protein: MNSAVGLDKIFRPKSIAVIGATSRPGTIGRELVRNLISYDFKGQVFPVNPNADYIHSVKCFPTVLDIPDPVDMAVIVVRKDLVMPAIEQCGQKGVGGVVVITAGFKELGEAGADEEKQLLERVFHYNMRMIGPNCFGVINTDPTVAMNATFSRTQPIPGRIGFMSQSGALGEAILNHARKLGLGFSMFASVGNKADIAGNALLNYWKDDPRTQIILLYLESFGDAETFTKIAREITKTKPIIAVKSGRTTAGARATISHTGALAGHDIGVDALFEQCGIIRVHSMEELFDVAEAFDRQPVPHGKRVAIITNAGGPGILATDAAAGLGLDVVPLAPETVARLKSFLPAAAATSNPVDMIASATGDDYRRTLEAVFDDPNVDAVMCLFVPPIMIDDMSVARGILEAKQKSAKPLLSCFVGARDGTAAALLKDSGIPVYTFPEEMAAVYDRMCRYGIYRDRPVRIPEPVTQHVLAARRELEAAARNGRTQILGRDALECLAGCGIPVADLHPIADKAALMATAAKVGYPIVLKIDASDLAHKTEVGGVVVDIRNDDEAVRQFEALQARARQHGLKDARIVLQPMVKGGVEMALGMVRDPKFGPMVMCGLGGVFVEVVKDIAFRLPPLSREDAREMIAQLKGQKLLTGFRGAPPVDVEPLVDAIVRVSQLVSEAPHIRELDINPFVLCPDPSQSRAIDARIVIGL; encoded by the coding sequence ATGAACAGCGCTGTCGGACTGGACAAGATCTTCCGCCCCAAATCGATCGCCGTCATCGGCGCCACCAGCCGTCCCGGCACGATCGGCCGCGAGCTGGTACGCAATCTCATTTCCTATGACTTCAAAGGCCAGGTCTTTCCGGTCAATCCGAACGCCGATTACATCCACTCGGTCAAGTGTTTCCCGACCGTGCTCGATATTCCCGATCCGGTCGACATGGCGGTGATCGTGGTGCGCAAGGATCTGGTCATGCCCGCCATCGAGCAGTGCGGGCAGAAGGGCGTGGGCGGAGTGGTCGTCATCACCGCCGGTTTCAAGGAGCTGGGCGAAGCCGGCGCCGACGAGGAAAAGCAACTTCTGGAGCGCGTGTTCCACTACAACATGCGCATGATCGGCCCGAACTGCTTCGGCGTGATCAATACCGATCCGACGGTGGCGATGAACGCGACCTTTTCGCGCACCCAACCCATCCCGGGCCGCATCGGCTTCATGTCGCAGTCCGGCGCGCTCGGCGAGGCGATTCTCAACCACGCCCGCAAGCTCGGGCTGGGTTTCTCGATGTTCGCCTCCGTCGGCAACAAGGCCGACATCGCCGGCAACGCCCTGCTTAATTACTGGAAAGATGATCCGCGGACGCAGATCATCCTCCTGTACCTCGAAAGTTTCGGCGACGCGGAAACCTTCACCAAGATTGCCCGCGAAATCACCAAGACCAAGCCGATCATCGCGGTCAAATCCGGCAGGACCACCGCCGGCGCCCGGGCCACCATCTCGCACACCGGCGCCTTGGCCGGGCATGACATCGGCGTCGATGCCCTCTTTGAGCAGTGCGGTATCATCCGCGTGCACTCGATGGAGGAACTTTTCGATGTGGCCGAGGCCTTCGACCGTCAGCCGGTTCCGCATGGCAAACGCGTGGCCATCATCACCAACGCCGGCGGGCCGGGCATTCTGGCCACCGATGCGGCGGCGGGCCTCGGTCTGGATGTGGTGCCGCTGGCGCCCGAGACCGTGGCGCGATTGAAGTCGTTCCTGCCGGCGGCCGCCGCCACCAGCAATCCCGTCGATATGATCGCCTCCGCCACCGGCGATGACTACCGGCGCACGCTCGAGGCGGTCTTCGACGATCCCAATGTCGACGCGGTGATGTGCCTGTTCGTCCCGCCGATCATGATCGATGACATGTCCGTCGCGCGCGGCATCCTCGAGGCCAAACAGAAGTCGGCCAAGCCGCTGCTGTCCTGCTTTGTCGGCGCCCGCGATGGGACCGCCGCGGCCCTGCTTAAGGACTCCGGCATTCCGGTCTACACGTTCCCGGAAGAAATGGCCGCGGTCTACGATCGCATGTGTCGCTACGGGATCTACCGGGACCGACCGGTCCGCATCCCCGAGCCGGTCACCCAGCATGTGCTGGCGGCGCGACGGGAGTTGGAGGCCGCGGCGCGCAACGGCCGTACACAGATCCTCGGCCGTGACGCGCTGGAGTGCCTCGCCGGGTGCGGGATACCTGTCGCCGACTTGCACCCAATTGCCGATAAAGCCGCCCTGATGGCGACTGCGGCCAAAGTCGGTTACCCGATCGTGTTGAAGATTGACGCGTCCGATCTGGCCCACAAGACCGAGGTCGGCGGCGTCGTGGTGGACATCCGCAATGACGACGAAGCCGTGCGGCAGTTCGAGGCCCTGCAGGCCAGGGCGCGCCAGCATGGCCTGAAGGATGCCCGCATCGTGCTGCAGCCGATGGTCAAGGGCGGTGTCGAGATGGCATTAGGCATGGTGCGCGACCCAAAGTTCGGCCCGATGGTTATGTGTGGGCTGGGGGGTGTCTTTGTCGAGGTGGTAAAGGATATCGCTTTCCGACTGCCGCCGTTGTCACGTGAGGACGCCCGCGAGATGATCGCGCAACTGAAGGGGCAGAAACTCCTGACGGGATTCCGCGGAGCGCCGCCGGTCGATGTTGAACCCTTGGTCGATGCCATTGTGCGAGTGTCACAGCTGGTGAGCGAGGCGCCGCACATCCGCGAATTGGATATCAATCCGTTTGTCCTCTGTCCCGACCCCTCTCAGTCGCGGGCGATCGACGCCCGCATCGTCATCGGGCTGTAG
- a CDS encoding acetyl-CoA C-acetyltransferase: MSKPVFVCEGARTPFGEFGQSLKDITAIDLGVIAAKAAMRRAGITPEQVDHVVMGNATQTSADAIYGARHVGLKAGTPVTTPALTVNRICGSGLQAIVTGAQFIQLDEAQVVLAGGMENMSQTPHVIRGARWGLPLGQAPMEDALWVALTDPFCGLNMALTAEKLAEQYNISRQEVDAFALRSFEAAQHAKQQCWLSAEIEPIELPAKKGETRVLDYDEHIRETSLEKLAKLRPVFKKDGVVTAGNASGINDGAAAVVLASEEAVKRHDLRVIGRLVAYAIAGVPPEIMGIGPVDAIKQALAKAKLTLDDMDLIEINEAFSPQYLACEKALGFPREKGNVNGGAIAIGHPLGASGARLALTLLYELCRRQARYGVASLCIGGGQGIAAVFERVS, encoded by the coding sequence ATGTCAAAGCCGGTTTTTGTTTGTGAGGGAGCGCGAACGCCGTTCGGCGAGTTCGGTCAGTCGTTGAAGGATATCACCGCCATCGATCTCGGCGTGATCGCCGCCAAAGCGGCGATGCGCCGTGCCGGGATCACGCCGGAACAGGTCGACCATGTGGTCATGGGCAACGCCACCCAGACCTCAGCGGATGCGATCTATGGCGCACGGCATGTCGGTCTCAAGGCCGGCACCCCGGTCACCACGCCGGCGCTGACGGTCAATCGGATCTGCGGTTCCGGTCTGCAGGCCATTGTCACCGGCGCGCAGTTCATTCAACTTGACGAGGCCCAGGTGGTGCTGGCCGGCGGCATGGAGAACATGTCGCAGACGCCGCATGTCATCCGCGGCGCCCGCTGGGGATTGCCGCTTGGTCAGGCGCCGATGGAGGATGCGCTCTGGGTGGCGCTGACCGATCCGTTCTGCGGTCTCAATATGGCGCTGACCGCCGAGAAACTGGCCGAGCAGTACAACATCTCACGTCAGGAAGTCGATGCCTTCGCGTTGCGCTCGTTTGAAGCGGCGCAACACGCCAAGCAACAATGCTGGCTCTCCGCCGAGATCGAGCCGATCGAACTGCCCGCCAAAAAAGGGGAGACCCGTGTGCTCGATTACGATGAGCACATCCGCGAAACATCGCTGGAGAAACTGGCGAAACTGCGTCCGGTGTTCAAGAAGGACGGTGTGGTGACGGCCGGCAATGCCTCGGGCATCAACGACGGCGCCGCCGCGGTGGTGCTGGCCTCTGAAGAAGCGGTCAAACGGCATGACCTCAGGGTGATCGGGCGTCTTGTCGCCTATGCCATCGCCGGTGTGCCGCCGGAGATCATGGGGATCGGCCCGGTCGACGCGATCAAGCAGGCGCTGGCCAAAGCCAAACTCACGCTCGACGACATGGACCTGATTGAGATCAACGAGGCCTTCTCGCCACAGTATCTGGCGTGCGAGAAGGCGCTGGGGTTCCCGCGCGAGAAGGGCAACGTCAACGGCGGCGCCATTGCCATCGGCCACCCGCTGGGAGCCTCCGGCGCGCGGCTGGCATTGACATTGCTTTACGAACTGTGTCGACGCCAGGCGCGCTACGGTGTGGCGTCACTTTGTATCGGCGGCGGGCAGGGGATTGCCGCCGTTTTCGAGCGCGTGTCTTAG
- a CDS encoding tetratricopeptide repeat protein, with translation MSMTRRKRLQYAEKFFVMAQDFQNMGYYNDAAHYYTKSIQMYPTPEAYTHLAWAHSFLGEYDQAIEFCKIAISLDPDYGNPYNDIGAYLMEKGDVDSAIPYLRRAARARRYDQHHYAHFNLGRAWEKKHQYDKAVAEYKRSLEMAPDYEPAKTAYYRLVRMQN, from the coding sequence ATGTCGATGACCCGCCGCAAACGCCTGCAGTACGCCGAGAAGTTTTTCGTGATGGCGCAGGACTTCCAGAACATGGGGTATTACAACGACGCGGCGCACTACTACACCAAGTCGATCCAGATGTACCCGACACCGGAGGCCTACACGCACCTGGCGTGGGCGCACTCGTTTCTCGGCGAGTATGACCAGGCAATCGAGTTCTGCAAGATCGCCATCTCACTGGACCCCGACTACGGCAACCCCTACAACGACATCGGCGCCTACCTGATGGAGAAAGGGGACGTCGATTCGGCCATTCCCTATCTGCGGCGCGCCGCGCGGGCGCGCCGGTATGACCAGCACCATTACGCGCACTTCAATCTCGGCCGGGCCTGGGAGAAGAAGCACCAGTACGACAAGGCCGTGGCCGAATACAAGCGCTCGCTGGAAATGGCCCCCGACTACGAACCCGCCAAGACCGCCTACTACCGCCTGGTGCGCATGCAGAACTAA